The genomic window GCTCGGCCTTTGCAATGCGCCGTTCTATGTCGAAGATGGCAGCCGCTAATTCAGCATCAGTGCCATAGGTCAGGGTTTTGCCATCATAGCTTACAGAGCGCGTGCCGCTATACCGGGCCGCGAGCAACGCGCTGTGGCGGGATTTGAGATCATCGAGGGTCATTGGGGATCCATCATTCCATGTATTTGGGCGTGCTTACCCGCCAACCGCGCTTGCGCGGGGCGGCAATCCGCCCGGCCTGAGGCTCGGACGGTGTTTCAGTGTCGGCTTTGGCTGCAACCGTGGTCGTTTCAACTCCGGCTTGTTTTTCGAGTTGTCGCCACATCCGCTCATCGAAGCGGTCGGCCCCTAGGATCCAGACGGCGGCACGGGCATAAACCCGAGTATCCAGCGCCTCGTTGCGTTCGCGCATCTTTTGCCATTCCTGGCGTGCATAGCCCCGCTTGTTACGGATCGTGACCAGTTGCTCGGCCACCAGCTGTTTCAGCCATTCGCTGTCTGCCCAGTCTGGCAGGTGGATCGTGCCCGCAGGATTTGGCGCGCCACTGGCACGGTCTACATCGCTCGGCCGCTCCAGCCGCAGATAGCGATAGGTCTCCGCCTTGAAAGTGGCGGTGGCCACCGTCCAGAGACGCGCGCCCCGCTTGAGCTTTCGACCGTTTACTGTCGCATCAACAAAGGTTGGCCCCGAGACTGGCGTTGTTCGGTTGAAGCCTTCCATGCCTTTGACGGGGGCCACCTGTGCGATGCCTTGGGTGCGGGCCCAAGCGTAGACGGCTGCCGTTTCATACCCTGTGTCGATGGCCAGCTTCGCCAGGGGCATGACAGCGCCGTGTTCATGAACCCATGTCTGGCCAAGAAGGGCCGTCAGCTTGTCCCAGCAGGCAGGATCATCCGGCCCGCCAGGAATGACGATGTGATCGACAAGCCAGCTTTCCAAACCACGGCCCCAGGCCCAGACATCGACCTCGATGCGGTCCTTCTGCACGTCCGCCCCAGCGGTCAGGAACAGTCCTCGCGCTGGGATTTGGGCCACGAACGTCTCGCGGCGATCAGCAAGGCGCTGCCATTCCGGTGCATCGCCGCTTTCAACCCATGTCTCGCCCAGCAGGGTGTTGCGCGCAGCGCGCAGCATCTCTTCCGAGCCTTGGGCCGCCAGCCACTCGCGCGCGATCTGCTGCCAGCTCTTCCAGCCCAAAGGCGAATAGAGCGCGGAGATATGGAAGCCGATGGAATGCGGGTCGGACGACACGGCCGTTGCGCGCCATTCGCCGCGCTCCAGCATCTGCGTCTTGTGGTGCTCGGCGATGGGCTTCTCACAACCCTCGCAATGATAGGCGGCGGTGTCGGGTCGCCCTTTGTCCCAGCGCAGGCGCTCAAACTGCA from Paracoccaceae bacterium Fryx2 includes these protein-coding regions:
- a CDS encoding phage terminase large subunit family protein, producing MSDSTSKPSPISGSASDNDSTASDDLTADLDLGFDGAEDILRSWRKGMRPDPDLTVSEWADAHRWLSSRGAAEPGRYRTARAPYLREIMDALSPRHPAQRISFMKAAQVGATEAGNNWIGFVIHHAPGPMLAVLPTVEMAKRTSRGRLDPLISESPVLRALVNPARSRDAGNSMLSKEFQGGILVLTGANSATGLRSMPARYIFLDEVDAYPASADEEGDPVTLAEARTTTFSHRRKVFMVSTPTIRGISRIEREYEASDQRRYFVPCPRCGAMQWLQFERLRWDKGRPDTAAYHCEGCEKPIAEHHKTQMLERGEWRATAVSSDPHSIGFHISALYSPLGWKSWQQIAREWLAAQGSEEMLRAARNTLLGETWVESGDAPEWQRLADRRETFVAQIPARGLFLTAGADVQKDRIEVDVWAWGRGLESWLVDHIVIPGGPDDPACWDKLTALLGQTWVHEHGAVMPLAKLAIDTGYETAAVYAWARTQGIAQVAPVKGMEGFNRTTPVSGPTFVDATVNGRKLKRGARLWTVATATFKAETYRYLRLERPSDVDRASGAPNPAGTIHLPDWADSEWLKQLVAEQLVTIRNKRGYARQEWQKMRERNEALDTRVYARAAVWILGADRFDERMWRQLEKQAGVETTTVAAKADTETPSEPQAGRIAAPRKRGWRVSTPKYME